One part of the Rutidosis leptorrhynchoides isolate AG116_Rl617_1_P2 chromosome 1, CSIRO_AGI_Rlap_v1, whole genome shotgun sequence genome encodes these proteins:
- the LOC139863996 gene encoding hydroxyproline O-arabinosyltransferase 1, protein MGCGNLFFTVLIAFSVALITYNIIISANAPIRQELPGSSQGVLSVDPIIKMPGNRKSTLTNKKRLFHTAVTASDSVYNTWQTRVMYYWFKKMKKNGGVDCEMGGFTRILHSGKADKFMDEIPTFVAQPLPAGTDQGYIVLNRPWAFVQWLKQADIKEDYILMSEPDHIIVKPIPNLSRDGLGAAFPFFYIEPKKYEPVLRKFFPEEKGQITNIDPIGNSPVIVGKESLKKIAPTWMNVSLAMKKDPEADKAFGWVLEMYAYAVSSALHDVGNILRKDFMLQPPWDTEIGNKYVIHYTYGCDYDMQGKLTYGKIGEWRFDKRSFDNIYPPRNLPLPPPGVPESVVTLVKMVNEASENIPNWGP, encoded by the exons ATGGGTTGTGGCAATTTATTCTTTACTGTACTTATAGCCTTTTCAGTAGCTCTAATTACATACAATATCATAATTTCAGCAAATGCCCCAATTAGGCAAGAACTCCCTGGTTCATCACAAGGGGTTCTTTCTGTTGACCCAATTATCAAGATGCCAGGAAATAGAAAGTCAACGTtgactaataagaaaagattgtttCATACTGCTGTTACTGCTTCTGATTCTGTTTATAATACAtggcaaactagggttatgtattaTTGgttcaaaaaaatgaaaaaaaatggtGGTGTTGATTGTGAAATGGGTGGATTTACAAGGATCTTGCATTCTGGTAAAGCTGATAAATTTATGGATGAGATCCCTACTTTTGTTGCTCAACCATTGCCAGCTGGTACAGATCAG GGTTATATAGTCCTAAATAGACCCTGGGCATTTGTGCAATGGCTTAAACAAGCTGACATTAAAGAAGA CTATATATTGATGTCAGAGCCTGATCATATTATAGTTAAACCGATACCAAATTTGTCCCGAGACGGTCTCGGAGCAGCATTCCCGTTCTTCTACATTGAACCTAAAAAATACGAGCCAGTTTTAAGAAAGTTCTTCCCCGAAGAAAAGGGCCAGATTACCAACATTGATCCTATAGGAAATTCACCTGTTATTGTTGGGAAG GAATCACTTAAAAAAATAGCGCCCACATGGATGAACGTGTCGTTAGCAATGAAAAAAGATCCTGAAGCTGATAAGGCTTTCGGTTGGGTCCTCGAGAT GTATGCTTATGCTGTTTCGTCTGCTTTGCATGACGTTGGCAACATTTTACGCAAGGACTTCATGCTCCAG CCACCATGGGACACAGAAATTGGCAACAAGTACGTAATTCACTACACATACGGCTGCGACTATGATATGCAG GGGAAGTTAACGTATGGAAAGATTGGGGAGTGGAGATTTGACAAAAGATCGTTTGATAACATTTACCCTCCAAGAAACCTTCCACTTCCCCCACCCGGTGTGCCTGAAAGTGTG GTAACACTCGTGAAAATGGTGAACGAGGCTTCAGAAAATATCCCAAACTGGGGACCTTAA
- the LOC139864023 gene encoding flotillin-like protein 1: MYRVAKASEYLVITGVGISDIKIAKKSWIFPGQSSSVFDISPVNYTFEVQAMSAEKLPFILPAVFTIGPRSDDDDSLRKFAKLIAPHDKQSQHVHDLVKGIIEGETRVLAASMTMEEIFRGTKEFKQEVFEKVQLELNQFGLWIYNANVKQLVDVPGHEYFSYLGQKTQMEAANQAKIDVSEAKMKGEIGSKLRQGQTLQNAAKIDAETKIISTQREGQGKKEEIKVKTEVKVFENEREAEVAQANAELAMKKAKWTKDSQVAEVEANKAVALREAELQKEVEVMNAFTRTEKLKAEFLSKASVEYETKVQEANWELYKKQKAAEATLYLKEKEAEAKKAIADSELYAKQKEAEGLIALAQAQGTYIRTLSSALGGNYAALRDYLMINGGMYQEIAKINGEAVKGLQPKISIWTGANSGAAEGGDGGAMKEVAGVYKMLPPLFNTVHEQTGMLPPTWMGNITQS, translated from the exons ATGTATCGAGTAGCAAAAGCATCGGAATATCTCGTCATTACCGGAGTAGGAATCTCCGATATCAAAATCGCTAAAAAGTCATGGATATTTCCCGGTCAATCGTCTTCCGTTTTCGACATCTCACCGGTGAACTACACGTTCGAAGTTCAAGCAATGAGCGCCGAGAAGCTTCCATTCATACTTCCGGCGGTTTTCACAATCGGTCCACGTTCCGACGACGACGACAGTCTCCGTAAATTCGCAAAGCTGATAGCTCCTCACGATAAGCAATCGCAACATGTTCACGATCTGGTGAAAGGAATCATTGAAGGAGAGACACGTGTACTTGCTGCTTCAATGACTATGGAAGAGATTTTCAGAGGAACGAAGGAATTCAAGCAGGAGGTGTTTGAGAAGGTTCAGTTGGAGTTGAATCAGTTTGGATTGTGGATTTATAATGCTAATGTTAAACAGTTGGTTGATGTACCTGGACATGAGTATTTCTCGTATTTAGGTCAGAAAACGCAAATGGAAGCTGCAAATCAGGCAAAAATCGATGTTTCTGAAGCTAAGATGAAG GGTGAAATCGGATCGAAGCTTCGTCAAGGGCAGACGCTGCAAAATGCTGCAAAAATTGATGCAGAGACCAAGATAATATCAACTCAGAGGGAAGGACAGGGGAAGAAGGAAGAGATAAAAGTGAAAACTGAGGTGAAGGTGTTTGAGAATGAGAGGGAAGCTGAGGTGGCTCAAGCGAATGCTGAGCTGGCAATGAAGAAGGCTAAGTGGACCAAGGATTCACAGGTGGCTGAGGTGGAGGCAAACAAGGCTGTGGCACTTAGGGAGGCGGAGCTGCAGAAGGAGGTCGAGGTCATGAACGCATTCACTCGTACAGAGAAACTTAAGGCTGAATTCTTGAGCAAAGCTAGTGTTGAGTATGAAACCAAG GTACAAGAGGCGAATTGGGAGCTGTACAAGAAGCAAAAAGCTGCAGAAGCAACCCTTTATTTGAAAGAAAAGGAAGCAGAGGCTAAAAAGGCAATAGCTGACAGTGAGTTATATGCAAAACAAAAGGAAGCTGAAGGTCTTATTGCACTTGCCCAAGCACAGGGTACTTACATTCGCACACTTTCAAGTGCCTTAGGAGGAAACTATGCTGCTTTAAGAGATTACTTGATGATTAATGGAGGGATGTATCAAGAAATTGCAAAGATCAATGGTGAGGCCGTTAAGGGGTTGCAGCCGAAAATTAGCATCTGGACTGGGGCAAATAGTGGTGCTGCAGAGGGTGGTGATGGTGGAGCTATGAAGGAAGTTGCTGGGGTGTACAAGATGTTGCCACCGTTGTTTAACACGGTTCATGAGCAGACTGGAATGTTGCCACCAACTTGGATGGGTAACATCACCCAATCCTAA